One window of Vitis riparia cultivar Riparia Gloire de Montpellier isolate 1030 chromosome 5, EGFV_Vit.rip_1.0, whole genome shotgun sequence genomic DNA carries:
- the LOC117914323 gene encoding protein NLP9 isoform X3 encodes MNFDASTGWCNNPTMEQSYASYEMSPLQSMPYSDVFNFSDQNVATNSVSDGRGTFNVAGSSFCSGAKMAFQPMDSQFGFSLNSTEVDNSNATRSNNSSFQQNFVSEIGPLGRPLAEKMLTALSFFKRSCEGGILAQVWVPIRTGDHYMLSTYEQPYLLDQTLAGYREVSRAFTFSAEDKSGLFPGLPGRVFMSKVPEWTSNVGYYNLEEYLRVKHAAHHDVRGSIALPVFDPPEMSCCAVLELVTVEEKSNFDSEMEMVCQALEAVNLKSTTPPRLQQQYSNNQRAALAEIIDVLRAVCHAHRLPLALTWIPCNFIRGDADEIIRVRIKQSNTSSSGKCMLCIEETACYVNDREMQGFVHACMKHYIEEGQGVSGKALQSNHPFFFQDVKKYDISEYPLVHHARKFGLNAAVAIRLRSTFTGNDDYILEFFLPLSVKGGPEQQLLLNNLSGTMQKMCRSLRRVSDTELLGVECSKFGIERGVLTNLPPMPVSGSNSQLESSEFEFNLDRMGLDASNLGVEGLVASVPREKKTCGSRRQQDKRRTVAEKNVSLSLLQQYFSGSLKDAAKSIGVCPTTLKRICRQHGISRWPSRKINKVNRSLRKIQTVLSSVQGVEGGLKFDPATGGLVAAGSVIQDFGAGPNILVQDLPVLHPGPASQAAPSAPPAIGVDGEVKLEEDDCYVVGTQGSPRSLQQNLNPPRREQKTSNIALVDCSEDSRSMDLESGSFRSAASLDAMPWALADNPMLDSYFAQTCSTWGARSSTTTFPAAAAVTAANEMDTVVDGDQPTSSGMTASSNSSASMVHASSSSSPSFERQLPARGKTKAEDGGSKITVKATYKEDTIRFKFEPSAGCFQLYDEVARRFGLQIGTFQLKYLDDEEEWVMLVNDADLQECLDILEDVGSRSVKFLVRDTPAAMGSSGSSNCFLIGGS; translated from the exons ATGAATTTTGACGCATCTACTGGATGGTGCAACAACCCCACAATGGAGCAGTCGTATGCCTCTTATGAAATGTCACCTCTCCAATCAATGCCTTACTCTGATGTATTTAATTTCAGTGATCAAAATGTTGCTACTAACAGTGTTAGTGATGGCAGAGGTACTTTTAATGTTGCTGGGAGTTCTTTTTGCTCTGGAGCTAAGATGGCTTTTCAACCCATGGATTCTCAATTTGGTTTTTCATTGAATTCCACAGAAGTAGACAATTCAAATGCTACAAGAAGTAACAACAGTTCTTTTCAACAGAACTTTGTTTCAGAAATTGG GCCATTAGGACGTCCACTTGCTGAGAAGATGCTCACGGCTCTGTCTTTTTTTAAACGGTCATGTGAAGGAGGCATTCTTGCACAAGTTTGGGTTCCAATTAGAACGGGAGATCATTACATGTTAAGCACTTACGAGCAACCATACTTGCTTGACCAAACACTTGCAGGTTATCGTGAAGTCTCAAGGGCATTCACCTTCTCTGCAGAAGACAAATCAGGGCTTTTTCCAGGACTTCCTGGTCGAGTATTCATGTCTAAAGTTCCAGAGTGGACTTCAAATGTAGGCTATTACAACTTGGAGGAGTATTTGCGGGTAAAGCATGCTGCTCATCATGACGTTCGTGGATCTATTGCATTACCTGTTTTTGATCCTCCTGAGATGTCATGTTGCGCTGTTTTAGAGCTTGTGACTGTAGAAGAGAAATCTAATTTTGATTCAGAGATGGAAATGGTTTGTCAGGCCCTCGAG GCTGTGAACTTAAAGAGCACCACACCACCTCGACTTCAACAACAA TACTCAAATAACCAGAGAGCTGCCTTGGCAGAGATCATTGATGTTTTACGAGCAGTATGTCATGCTCATAGATTGCCATTGGCTTTGACATGGATTCCATGTAATTTCATCAGGGGAGATGCTGATGAAATAATAAGAGTACGTATTAAACAGAGTAACACAAGTTCAAGTGGAAAATGCATGCTATGCATAGAGGAGACAGCTTGCTATGTAAATGATAGAGAGATGCAAGGTTTTGTGCATGCATGCATGAAGCATTATATTGAGGAAGGGCAAGGTGTTTCTGGAAAAGCACTCCAATCAAATCATCCCTTCTTCTTCCAGGATGTAAAGAAGTATGACATCAGTGAGTATCCACTTGTTCATCATGCACGCAAGTTTGGCCTGAATGCTGCTGTCGCAATTAGGTTGAGAAGCACCTTCACTGGTAATGATGATTATATATTGGAGTTCTTTCTCCCCCTTAGCGTGAAAGGGGGTCCAGAACAGCAACTTTTGTTAAACAACCTCTCAGGCACCATGCAAAAGATGtgtaggagcttgaggagagtttCAGACACAGAGTTGCTTGGAGTAGAATGTTCTAAATTTGGGATTGAAAGGGGAGTACTTACAAATTTACCCCCAATGCCTGTATCTGGAAGTAACTCTCAATTGGAATCGTCagaatttgaattcaatttgGACAGGATGGGTTTGGATGCATCTAACCTAGGAGTTGAGGGACTGGTGGCAAGTGTTCCCCGTGAAAAG AAAACATGTGGATCAAGAAGACAGCAGGATAAAAGACGGACAGTGGCTGAGAAAAATGTGAGCCTCAGCCTCCTTCAGCAGTACTTTTCTGGGAGTCTCAAGGATGCAGCAAAAAGCATTGGAG TTTGCCCCACTACACTCAAAAGAATCTGCAGACAACATGGGATATCAAGATGGCCGTCCCGCAAGATCAACAAGGTGAACAGATCACTGAGGAAGATACAGACTGTCCTCAGTTCTGTTCAGGGAGTCGAAGGCGGATTGAAGTTCGACCCAGCCACTGGGGGGCTCGTAGCTGCAGGCTCCGTAATCCAAGACTTCGGTGCAGGTCCCAACATCCTTGTCCAGGACCTGCCCGTTCTGCACCCTGGGCCAGCTTCCCAAGCAGCACCCTCAGCACCTCCGGCAATAGGTGTTGATGGTGAGGTGAAGCTGGAGGAAGATGATTGTTACGTGGTTGGAACCCAGGGGTCCCCCAGGAGCTTGCAGCAGAACCTGAACCCGCCCAGGCGAGAGCAGAAGACATCCAACATCGCTCTGGTCGACTGTAGCGAAGACTCCAGATCCATGGATTTGGAAAGCGGATCGTTCCGGTCAGCAGCCAGCCTCGACGCCATGCCTTGGGCTCTTGCTGATAACCCCATGCTCGATTCCTACTTCGCCCAAACATGCAGCACATGGGGGGCCAGGAGCTCAACCACAACCTTCCCGGCTGCTGCTGCCGTTACCGCAGCCAATGAGATGGACACCGTAGTCGACGGTGATCAACCCACGTCTTCGGGCATGACAGCCTCGTCCAACAGCTCTGCCTCAATGGTTCATGCGAGTTCCTCAAGCTCGCCAAGTTTCGAGAGGCAGCTGCCGGCGAGGGGGAAGACAAAGGCGGAAGACGGTGGGTCGAAGATCACCGTAAAGGCTACATACAAAGAAGACACCATCAGATTCAAGTTTGAGCCTTCTGCTGGTTGCTTCCAACTATACGACGAAGTAGCCAGAAGGTTCGGACTTCAGATCGGCACATTCCAGCTCAAGTACCTTGATGATGAAGAAGAGTGGGTGATGCTGGTAAATGACGCCGATCTACAAGAGTGTCTTGACATTCTGGAGGATGTTGGATCCCGGAGCGTCAAGTTTCTCGTCCGGGACACTCCAGCCGCCATGGGTAGCTCCGGAAGCAGCAACTGCTTCCTGATCGGTGGATCTTAG
- the LOC117914323 gene encoding protein NLP9 isoform X4, with protein sequence MNFDASTGWCNNPTMEQSYASYEMSPLQSMPYSDVFNFSDQNVATNSVSDGREVDNSNATRSNNSSFQQNFVSEIGSDASRSIGCFQQNVGSDMENCSDMGNCMISRPLGRPLAEKMLTALSFFKRSCEGGILAQVWVPIRTGDHYMLSTYEQPYLLDQTLAGYREVSRAFTFSAEDKSGLFPGLPGRVFMSKVPEWTSNVGYYNLEEYLRVKHAAHHDVRGSIALPVFDPPEMSCCAVLELVTVEEKSNFDSEMEMVCQALEAVNLKSTTPPRLQQQYSNNQRAALAEIIDVLRAVCHAHRLPLALTWIPCNFIRGDADEIIRVRIKQSNTSSSGKCMLCIEETACYVNDREMQGFVHACMKHYIEEGQGVSGKALQSNHPFFFQDVKKYDISEYPLVHHARKFGLNAAVAIRLRSTFTGNDDYILEFFLPLSVKGGPEQQLLLNNLSGTMQKMCRSLRRVSDTELLGVECSKFGIERGVLTNLPPMPVSGSNSQLESSEFEFNLDRMGLDASNLGVEGLVASVPREKKTCGSRRQQDKRRTVAEKNVSLSLLQQYFSGSLKDAAKSIGVCPTTLKRICRQHGISRWPSRKINKVNRSLRKIQTVLSSVQGVEGGLKFDPATGGLVAAGSVIQDFGAGPNILVQDLPVLHPGPASQAAPSAPPAIGVDGEVKLEEDDCYVVGTQGSPRSLQQNLNPPRREQKTSNIALVDCSEDSRSMDLESGSFRSAASLDAMPWALADNPMLDSYFAQTCSTWGARSSTTTFPAAAAVTAANEMDTVVDGDQPTSSGMTASSNSSASMVHASSSSSPSFERQLPARGKTKAEDGGSKITVKATYKEDTIRFKFEPSAGCFQLYDEVARRFGLQIGTFQLKYLDDEEEWVMLVNDADLQECLDILEDVGSRSVKFLVRDTPAAMGSSGSSNCFLIGGS encoded by the exons ATGAATTTTGACGCATCTACTGGATGGTGCAACAACCCCACAATGGAGCAGTCGTATGCCTCTTATGAAATGTCACCTCTCCAATCAATGCCTTACTCTGATGTATTTAATTTCAGTGATCAAAATGTTGCTACTAACAGTGTTAGTGATGGCAGAG AAGTAGACAATTCAAATGCTACAAGAAGTAACAACAGTTCTTTTCAACAGAACTTTGTTTCAGAAATTGGGTCAGATGCTAGTAGAAGTATCGGTTGTTTCCAACAGAATGTTGGTTCTGATATGGAGAATTGTTCTGATATGGGGAATTGTATGATTTCCAGGCCATTAGGACGTCCACTTGCTGAGAAGATGCTCACGGCTCTGTCTTTTTTTAAACGGTCATGTGAAGGAGGCATTCTTGCACAAGTTTGGGTTCCAATTAGAACGGGAGATCATTACATGTTAAGCACTTACGAGCAACCATACTTGCTTGACCAAACACTTGCAGGTTATCGTGAAGTCTCAAGGGCATTCACCTTCTCTGCAGAAGACAAATCAGGGCTTTTTCCAGGACTTCCTGGTCGAGTATTCATGTCTAAAGTTCCAGAGTGGACTTCAAATGTAGGCTATTACAACTTGGAGGAGTATTTGCGGGTAAAGCATGCTGCTCATCATGACGTTCGTGGATCTATTGCATTACCTGTTTTTGATCCTCCTGAGATGTCATGTTGCGCTGTTTTAGAGCTTGTGACTGTAGAAGAGAAATCTAATTTTGATTCAGAGATGGAAATGGTTTGTCAGGCCCTCGAG GCTGTGAACTTAAAGAGCACCACACCACCTCGACTTCAACAACAA TACTCAAATAACCAGAGAGCTGCCTTGGCAGAGATCATTGATGTTTTACGAGCAGTATGTCATGCTCATAGATTGCCATTGGCTTTGACATGGATTCCATGTAATTTCATCAGGGGAGATGCTGATGAAATAATAAGAGTACGTATTAAACAGAGTAACACAAGTTCAAGTGGAAAATGCATGCTATGCATAGAGGAGACAGCTTGCTATGTAAATGATAGAGAGATGCAAGGTTTTGTGCATGCATGCATGAAGCATTATATTGAGGAAGGGCAAGGTGTTTCTGGAAAAGCACTCCAATCAAATCATCCCTTCTTCTTCCAGGATGTAAAGAAGTATGACATCAGTGAGTATCCACTTGTTCATCATGCACGCAAGTTTGGCCTGAATGCTGCTGTCGCAATTAGGTTGAGAAGCACCTTCACTGGTAATGATGATTATATATTGGAGTTCTTTCTCCCCCTTAGCGTGAAAGGGGGTCCAGAACAGCAACTTTTGTTAAACAACCTCTCAGGCACCATGCAAAAGATGtgtaggagcttgaggagagtttCAGACACAGAGTTGCTTGGAGTAGAATGTTCTAAATTTGGGATTGAAAGGGGAGTACTTACAAATTTACCCCCAATGCCTGTATCTGGAAGTAACTCTCAATTGGAATCGTCagaatttgaattcaatttgGACAGGATGGGTTTGGATGCATCTAACCTAGGAGTTGAGGGACTGGTGGCAAGTGTTCCCCGTGAAAAG AAAACATGTGGATCAAGAAGACAGCAGGATAAAAGACGGACAGTGGCTGAGAAAAATGTGAGCCTCAGCCTCCTTCAGCAGTACTTTTCTGGGAGTCTCAAGGATGCAGCAAAAAGCATTGGAG TTTGCCCCACTACACTCAAAAGAATCTGCAGACAACATGGGATATCAAGATGGCCGTCCCGCAAGATCAACAAGGTGAACAGATCACTGAGGAAGATACAGACTGTCCTCAGTTCTGTTCAGGGAGTCGAAGGCGGATTGAAGTTCGACCCAGCCACTGGGGGGCTCGTAGCTGCAGGCTCCGTAATCCAAGACTTCGGTGCAGGTCCCAACATCCTTGTCCAGGACCTGCCCGTTCTGCACCCTGGGCCAGCTTCCCAAGCAGCACCCTCAGCACCTCCGGCAATAGGTGTTGATGGTGAGGTGAAGCTGGAGGAAGATGATTGTTACGTGGTTGGAACCCAGGGGTCCCCCAGGAGCTTGCAGCAGAACCTGAACCCGCCCAGGCGAGAGCAGAAGACATCCAACATCGCTCTGGTCGACTGTAGCGAAGACTCCAGATCCATGGATTTGGAAAGCGGATCGTTCCGGTCAGCAGCCAGCCTCGACGCCATGCCTTGGGCTCTTGCTGATAACCCCATGCTCGATTCCTACTTCGCCCAAACATGCAGCACATGGGGGGCCAGGAGCTCAACCACAACCTTCCCGGCTGCTGCTGCCGTTACCGCAGCCAATGAGATGGACACCGTAGTCGACGGTGATCAACCCACGTCTTCGGGCATGACAGCCTCGTCCAACAGCTCTGCCTCAATGGTTCATGCGAGTTCCTCAAGCTCGCCAAGTTTCGAGAGGCAGCTGCCGGCGAGGGGGAAGACAAAGGCGGAAGACGGTGGGTCGAAGATCACCGTAAAGGCTACATACAAAGAAGACACCATCAGATTCAAGTTTGAGCCTTCTGCTGGTTGCTTCCAACTATACGACGAAGTAGCCAGAAGGTTCGGACTTCAGATCGGCACATTCCAGCTCAAGTACCTTGATGATGAAGAAGAGTGGGTGATGCTGGTAAATGACGCCGATCTACAAGAGTGTCTTGACATTCTGGAGGATGTTGGATCCCGGAGCGTCAAGTTTCTCGTCCGGGACACTCCAGCCGCCATGGGTAGCTCCGGAAGCAGCAACTGCTTCCTGATCGGTGGATCTTAG
- the LOC117914323 gene encoding protein NLP9 isoform X1, with translation MNFDASTGWCNNPTMEQSYASYEMSPLQSMPYSDVFNFSDQNVATNSVSDGRGTFNVAGSSFCSGAKMAFQPMDSQFGFSLNSTEVDNSNATRSNNSSFQQNFVSEIGSDASRSIGCFQQNVGSDMENCSDMGNCMISRPLGRPLAEKMLTALSFFKRSCEGGILAQVWVPIRTGDHYMLSTYEQPYLLDQTLAGYREVSRAFTFSAEDKSGLFPGLPGRVFMSKVPEWTSNVGYYNLEEYLRVKHAAHHDVRGSIALPVFDPPEMSCCAVLELVTVEEKSNFDSEMEMVCQALEAVNLKSTTPPRLQQQYSNNQRAALAEIIDVLRAVCHAHRLPLALTWIPCNFIRGDADEIIRVRIKQSNTSSSGKCMLCIEETACYVNDREMQGFVHACMKHYIEEGQGVSGKALQSNHPFFFQDVKKYDISEYPLVHHARKFGLNAAVAIRLRSTFTGNDDYILEFFLPLSVKGGPEQQLLLNNLSGTMQKMCRSLRRVSDTELLGVECSKFGIERGVLTNLPPMPVSGSNSQLESSEFEFNLDRMGLDASNLGVEGLVASVPREKKTCGSRRQQDKRRTVAEKNVSLSLLQQYFSGSLKDAAKSIGVCPTTLKRICRQHGISRWPSRKINKVNRSLRKIQTVLSSVQGVEGGLKFDPATGGLVAAGSVIQDFGAGPNILVQDLPVLHPGPASQAAPSAPPAIGVDGEVKLEEDDCYVVGTQGSPRSLQQNLNPPRREQKTSNIALVDCSEDSRSMDLESGSFRSAASLDAMPWALADNPMLDSYFAQTCSTWGARSSTTTFPAAAAVTAANEMDTVVDGDQPTSSGMTASSNSSASMVHASSSSSPSFERQLPARGKTKAEDGGSKITVKATYKEDTIRFKFEPSAGCFQLYDEVARRFGLQIGTFQLKYLDDEEEWVMLVNDADLQECLDILEDVGSRSVKFLVRDTPAAMGSSGSSNCFLIGGS, from the exons ATGAATTTTGACGCATCTACTGGATGGTGCAACAACCCCACAATGGAGCAGTCGTATGCCTCTTATGAAATGTCACCTCTCCAATCAATGCCTTACTCTGATGTATTTAATTTCAGTGATCAAAATGTTGCTACTAACAGTGTTAGTGATGGCAGAGGTACTTTTAATGTTGCTGGGAGTTCTTTTTGCTCTGGAGCTAAGATGGCTTTTCAACCCATGGATTCTCAATTTGGTTTTTCATTGAATTCCACAGAAGTAGACAATTCAAATGCTACAAGAAGTAACAACAGTTCTTTTCAACAGAACTTTGTTTCAGAAATTGGGTCAGATGCTAGTAGAAGTATCGGTTGTTTCCAACAGAATGTTGGTTCTGATATGGAGAATTGTTCTGATATGGGGAATTGTATGATTTCCAGGCCATTAGGACGTCCACTTGCTGAGAAGATGCTCACGGCTCTGTCTTTTTTTAAACGGTCATGTGAAGGAGGCATTCTTGCACAAGTTTGGGTTCCAATTAGAACGGGAGATCATTACATGTTAAGCACTTACGAGCAACCATACTTGCTTGACCAAACACTTGCAGGTTATCGTGAAGTCTCAAGGGCATTCACCTTCTCTGCAGAAGACAAATCAGGGCTTTTTCCAGGACTTCCTGGTCGAGTATTCATGTCTAAAGTTCCAGAGTGGACTTCAAATGTAGGCTATTACAACTTGGAGGAGTATTTGCGGGTAAAGCATGCTGCTCATCATGACGTTCGTGGATCTATTGCATTACCTGTTTTTGATCCTCCTGAGATGTCATGTTGCGCTGTTTTAGAGCTTGTGACTGTAGAAGAGAAATCTAATTTTGATTCAGAGATGGAAATGGTTTGTCAGGCCCTCGAG GCTGTGAACTTAAAGAGCACCACACCACCTCGACTTCAACAACAA TACTCAAATAACCAGAGAGCTGCCTTGGCAGAGATCATTGATGTTTTACGAGCAGTATGTCATGCTCATAGATTGCCATTGGCTTTGACATGGATTCCATGTAATTTCATCAGGGGAGATGCTGATGAAATAATAAGAGTACGTATTAAACAGAGTAACACAAGTTCAAGTGGAAAATGCATGCTATGCATAGAGGAGACAGCTTGCTATGTAAATGATAGAGAGATGCAAGGTTTTGTGCATGCATGCATGAAGCATTATATTGAGGAAGGGCAAGGTGTTTCTGGAAAAGCACTCCAATCAAATCATCCCTTCTTCTTCCAGGATGTAAAGAAGTATGACATCAGTGAGTATCCACTTGTTCATCATGCACGCAAGTTTGGCCTGAATGCTGCTGTCGCAATTAGGTTGAGAAGCACCTTCACTGGTAATGATGATTATATATTGGAGTTCTTTCTCCCCCTTAGCGTGAAAGGGGGTCCAGAACAGCAACTTTTGTTAAACAACCTCTCAGGCACCATGCAAAAGATGtgtaggagcttgaggagagtttCAGACACAGAGTTGCTTGGAGTAGAATGTTCTAAATTTGGGATTGAAAGGGGAGTACTTACAAATTTACCCCCAATGCCTGTATCTGGAAGTAACTCTCAATTGGAATCGTCagaatttgaattcaatttgGACAGGATGGGTTTGGATGCATCTAACCTAGGAGTTGAGGGACTGGTGGCAAGTGTTCCCCGTGAAAAG AAAACATGTGGATCAAGAAGACAGCAGGATAAAAGACGGACAGTGGCTGAGAAAAATGTGAGCCTCAGCCTCCTTCAGCAGTACTTTTCTGGGAGTCTCAAGGATGCAGCAAAAAGCATTGGAG TTTGCCCCACTACACTCAAAAGAATCTGCAGACAACATGGGATATCAAGATGGCCGTCCCGCAAGATCAACAAGGTGAACAGATCACTGAGGAAGATACAGACTGTCCTCAGTTCTGTTCAGGGAGTCGAAGGCGGATTGAAGTTCGACCCAGCCACTGGGGGGCTCGTAGCTGCAGGCTCCGTAATCCAAGACTTCGGTGCAGGTCCCAACATCCTTGTCCAGGACCTGCCCGTTCTGCACCCTGGGCCAGCTTCCCAAGCAGCACCCTCAGCACCTCCGGCAATAGGTGTTGATGGTGAGGTGAAGCTGGAGGAAGATGATTGTTACGTGGTTGGAACCCAGGGGTCCCCCAGGAGCTTGCAGCAGAACCTGAACCCGCCCAGGCGAGAGCAGAAGACATCCAACATCGCTCTGGTCGACTGTAGCGAAGACTCCAGATCCATGGATTTGGAAAGCGGATCGTTCCGGTCAGCAGCCAGCCTCGACGCCATGCCTTGGGCTCTTGCTGATAACCCCATGCTCGATTCCTACTTCGCCCAAACATGCAGCACATGGGGGGCCAGGAGCTCAACCACAACCTTCCCGGCTGCTGCTGCCGTTACCGCAGCCAATGAGATGGACACCGTAGTCGACGGTGATCAACCCACGTCTTCGGGCATGACAGCCTCGTCCAACAGCTCTGCCTCAATGGTTCATGCGAGTTCCTCAAGCTCGCCAAGTTTCGAGAGGCAGCTGCCGGCGAGGGGGAAGACAAAGGCGGAAGACGGTGGGTCGAAGATCACCGTAAAGGCTACATACAAAGAAGACACCATCAGATTCAAGTTTGAGCCTTCTGCTGGTTGCTTCCAACTATACGACGAAGTAGCCAGAAGGTTCGGACTTCAGATCGGCACATTCCAGCTCAAGTACCTTGATGATGAAGAAGAGTGGGTGATGCTGGTAAATGACGCCGATCTACAAGAGTGTCTTGACATTCTGGAGGATGTTGGATCCCGGAGCGTCAAGTTTCTCGTCCGGGACACTCCAGCCGCCATGGGTAGCTCCGGAAGCAGCAACTGCTTCCTGATCGGTGGATCTTAG